TCCGCCATCACCGGCACCGCCCCCACCCTCACCACCGACTTCGCGCACGGCTGCGTCACCGCGCTCGCCGCACTGGCCCGCCGCGTCGACGCGGAAACCCTGTCCCGCTCCGCCGGCCGCTTCGGCATCGGCGCCGACTGGACCCTTCCGCTCCGCTCCTACAGCGGCAGCGTCCCGGTGGCCCGCACCGACGCCGCCAAGGCCCGAGTGATCACCGGCCAGACCGTCCGCGTCAGTCCTCTGTCCATGGCTCTCGCCGCCGCCGCCGTGGCCTCCGGCACCTGGCACCCCCCCACCCTGGTCACCTCCCCCTCGGCCCCCGACCTCACCGCCGAGGTGGCCCCGGTCTCCCCCCCCAAGCCCATCACCCTGGACTCCGCCTCTTTGGAGAAACTCCGCTCGATGATGCGCTCCGGCGTGACCACCGGCGCCGCCACCGCCGCCGCCACCCCCGGCCCTCCCGTGTACGGCGTGGTCTCCACCGTCACCTACACCGACAAGAAACGCCAACGCACCCTCTCCTGGTTCGTCGGCTGGCAAGGCGACACCGCCATCGCCGTACTGACGGAAACCCCCACCCCGACCGTCCCGGCCCAGATGGCAGGCCAGTTCTTCAGAAGCCTCCCCGCGGCCTCCTGACCACCCGTGAAATCGACGGCGGGGCTGTTCTCCCCCACCTTCCTGACCACCCGGAAAATCATCAGGCCGCCGAGCAACCATCAGCGGCTCTTCCTGCGTCTTCCAGATTGACTGGTCCCGCTTGGGGGTTGCGGGTTCAGTCGCCGTGATGAGACCAGGGCTTCATCTCGGGGGAAGCCCTGCCGTCCGGACCGGCTCGACCCTGCCGGTCGGCCCCCGGGGACGTGTGCCTCGTGCCCACGCCCCGGGGGTTCGTCACCCCACCCGGCAGACCGCGGTCCCCGAAGCGGTACCCCGCGTACCCATCCGGAAGGGTTCGTGTTCCGGGCCGCCGACGGCCGCCTCTCCCACCCACGCCGCAGGGTTCGGCATGCGGAGCGCCGGGAATCAAGTTGACGTCAGGGGTGTTGGCTTTAGTATCTTCGGAAGTGCCCGGGTGAGAGCCCGGGCGCCACCAGGGGGTGACCGGTTTCGACTTCGACATGTCGCCTCAGGGGAAGCGGGCCGAGGACGGCGGACATAACCTCGTTAACACTGTGACCGCAAAAAAATAAGTGCCGATAACACGCGCACTCAGGGCCGTATGGCCCTCGCCGCCTGAGCGAGGACCTTGCCCTTGTCAGCCCGGGACCGCCTCCGGCCCGGAACTGGCATCGCTAGGAGGCTGAACCGCGCGACCCGGTCACGGGGCCGCTAGGGAAACCTAACAGTGACTGAGCCCGTCGGCGACTCGCCTGCGTGATCGCCGGGGCTGAGAAACTCACAGCAGGCTGCGCCCGGAGAAGCCCTGGAGCGGTGCCGGAGGACGCGGGTTCGATTCCCGCCACCTCCACCCCGAAGAGGGCCGGAAGGAACCACGTTCCTCCCGGCCCTCACTCTTTTCCGCACACCCCGCCTTCGCCGCCATCACGATCCTGGTCATGCGTCTTCATCCAAGGCACGTACCAGCGGCCGGGGTCATGTACGAGCGGTCCCCGTCCTGTACCAGGGATCCGGTCGCACGTCCTCGGGCCTGTCCTCGTCCCGTCGCCGGCGGACGTTCTCCGGCGCCGGCGCGGTAAGGAGCGGTACGGCGAATTCGGCGCCGTCAGATGGCGGCGGGCCGGACGCCGGACCTGTCGCGTGCGTGTGGAGCAGGGAGTCCACCGCGCCTGGTGTATCCGGATGGTAACAGTTTGTGCTGAACCGGCCGGTGGTGTGGGCTCTGATCGTCATGATGGGCCGGTGGCGAATCGGCATCGATCCTGGCCGGCGATTCTCGTCGACGTTCTTTTGCTGGCGGCCTTGTGTGCGCTCGTGGTGTACGCGGTCAGGCTCACCTCCTTGGATCAGAAGGCCACGGTCACCGACACGCTGGGTCTGGTGCTCGCCGCGACGGCCAGCGCGGCGTTGATCGTACGGCGCATACGGAGCAGACTCGACCGTGGGGTGACGAACCATGATCAGGAGGAGAGCGCCAAGCAGACACTCGTGGGGGTCGTGTGGCGGGAGTGGTCCGACGAGTCGGTGATCCGCTCGCTCGACTATCCGATTCCGGTGGCGTGGCGGCTCGTCAAGGACCGCCGGCTGGCCGACCACAGGCACCTTGGCGGCATCAAGTTCCCGGACGACGCGGGGGACGACGTCTCCGCGCTCGCGCGAGACTTCATGAAGCTCGACACGTGGCGCCTGGTCGTCACCGGTGATCCCGGTACCGGCAAGAGCACTCTGGCCATGCGGCTCCTGCTCGAACTGTCCGGCAAGAAACGTGACCCGGCGTGGCCGGTGCCGGTACTGCTGTCGCTCTCGGGTTGGGACACCACGCAAAAGGGGGGACTGCGTGCCTGGCTGATCAAGACCTTGGAGCGCGACTACCAGGCCCTGTGGGCGACCGGCCTCGGGACCGGCGCGGCGGACACTCTTGTCACTGGGGGTCACATCCTCCCCATCCTGGACGGACTGGACGAGTTACCGGCCCCGGTCCGGGCCGGTGTCATCAGCGCTCTGGAGACCAGTACAGAGCAGTTCGTCCTCACCTCACGGCTCCAGGAGTTGAGGCAGGCGATCACTGAGCTGGGACGGCCCTTGCCGTGCACGGCCGTCATCGCGCCGAAACCTCTCACGAGGACGATCGCCGAGACCTATCTGCGTGACCGGCTGCCGCCTGAGCCCGGCCCACACTGGGAGAAGTTGCTGAGCGGCCTGCGTACCGGGAAGCCGGCGGCACTGTCACAGATGGCGGGGACGCCGCTCGGCTTGTGGCTCCTGAACGCCGTCTACATCAGGACCGGTGCCGACCCGGCTCCCCTGACAGGCGAACTGGGACGTCAGCACGCCGAGCTGGAAGCCCACCTGTGGGACGGCTACATCCGTGCGCACCTCGCCGCGCGGCCACCCCGTGGCCGTGCGGACGGCCGCTCCGGACTGTCCAGGCTTCAGCCTCGGCATGAGTGGGATCCGGAGCGGACGCTTGACTACCTGCGGCGCCTGGCCGGGACACTCTCCGCACGCGACACCCGTGACCTGGTATGGTGGCGGCTCGGGATGCAGGTGCTCTCGGAGAAGGAGCGCAGGCGGGCGGGGCTGAGGATCTGGGGTTGGATCGGCCTTCTCGGTGGCTTGGTCGCGGCGGTCGGGGGACAGCTCCCATCGGTGGTCACGATTCCGATGGCTTTCGCGTCGGGGGCGGGGACGTGGATCGCCATCCAGAAGGGGTTCACGGACCGACCCGGACGCGTCAGCCTGCGTATGAGGAGCAGGGGAAAGGATCTGACGCGAGTCTTCTCGGTCACGCTGCTGGCCAGGATCGTGCTGGCTGTGCTCTTCGTGGTCGGTGCAGTGCTCGTGGGGGACGCGGGCCCAGGTCTTGCGGTGCGGATCGGCTTGTGGTCGTCCCTCGGGATCGTCCCGGCGTTCCTCTTCGTCGCGTGGGTGCAGCAGCCCACCTCGACGACGGCGCCGATCACGCCGTACGAGACCTGGCGTGCCAGCCGGATCATCGTGATTCTGTGTGTCGCGGTCCCTGGGGTCGTCGCCGGTCTGATCGCGGGGCTGGTGGCCGGGACGGCGAACGGAGCCGGGTTCGGAATCAAGCTGGGGTTGCTGTCCGGTGTCGCCGGCGGGCTCTCCTTCGGATTCACCATGGTCCAGTACGCCGCGTGGCTGGCGTTCGCGGCGACCGCATGGCGCTTGGCGGAGCGCGGTGATTACCCGCACAACCTCATGGGGTTCCTGGACGACGCGCATCGACTGGGATTTCTCCGAGTGGTCGGTCCGGTCTACCAGTTCCGCCACGCGGGCCTGCAGGACCACCTCGCGCGTCCCGAGCGGCTGTGAAGCTTTCAGGGGATCAGGCGGGGTGAGGACGCCGGTAAGGGCCTGCTTACCGAGCTGGGGAAGCTGATCGCGTCCGGGTCGGCGCCGATGGGGGCCGCGGAGGCCGTTCCGCTGTGTACAGGGTCGTGAGTCACAGCGAATGGTGGTGAGCGACCCCCCTCTTTTCTGGCGTGGGGGCTTTCCCTGGTTCTGAGGAGGTCCGGCGTGGTGGTGCGGTGGAGGACGCGGTATCGAGGGATCCTCGCGATGGTCGCGGGGATGGTGGTGTGCGCGGTGGTGGCGGTGGCGGTTCCGGCGATGGCGGCGATGCCGCCGGCGACGTGCCGGGTGACGTATGTGAAGACCTGGGACAGTGGGGGACAGTTCGGGGCCAGTGTCACCATCGAGAATCTGGCGCCGCGGATCACGTCGTGGCGGTTGACGTTCACCTGGCCGGGGAGCCAGCGGGTGGACAACGGATGGTACGCCGCGTGGAGTCAGTCGGGCCGGAACGTGACGGCGGCGAGCCTGCCGTACAACGGGACTCTCGACCAGGGGCAGCGGATCACCCTGGGCTTCAACGGGTCGTACACCGGCGCGAACACCCCACCCACGTCGTTCGCGCTGAACGGGGTCGGCTGCATCGGCCCCAACCCGCCGGTGACCCCGACCCCCACTCCGACACCGACACCGACACCGACACCGACCC
The window above is part of the Sphaerisporangium rubeum genome. Proteins encoded here:
- a CDS encoding NACHT domain-containing protein produces the protein MDQKATVTDTLGLVLAATASAALIVRRIRSRLDRGVTNHDQEESAKQTLVGVVWREWSDESVIRSLDYPIPVAWRLVKDRRLADHRHLGGIKFPDDAGDDVSALARDFMKLDTWRLVVTGDPGTGKSTLAMRLLLELSGKKRDPAWPVPVLLSLSGWDTTQKGGLRAWLIKTLERDYQALWATGLGTGAADTLVTGGHILPILDGLDELPAPVRAGVISALETSTEQFVLTSRLQELRQAITELGRPLPCTAVIAPKPLTRTIAETYLRDRLPPEPGPHWEKLLSGLRTGKPAALSQMAGTPLGLWLLNAVYIRTGADPAPLTGELGRQHAELEAHLWDGYIRAHLAARPPRGRADGRSGLSRLQPRHEWDPERTLDYLRRLAGTLSARDTRDLVWWRLGMQVLSEKERRRAGLRIWGWIGLLGGLVAAVGGQLPSVVTIPMAFASGAGTWIAIQKGFTDRPGRVSLRMRSRGKDLTRVFSVTLLARIVLAVLFVVGAVLVGDAGPGLAVRIGLWSSLGIVPAFLFVAWVQQPTSTTAPITPYETWRASRIIVILCVAVPGVVAGLIAGLVAGTANGAGFGIKLGLLSGVAGGLSFGFTMVQYAAWLAFAATAWRLAERGDYPHNLMGFLDDAHRLGFLRVVGPVYQFRHAGLQDHLARPERL